Within the Borrelia parkeri genome, the region AATTTTGATGAAGAAATAGCTAATAATTTAGATATTTTTATTCTTAATGATCAAATAACATATTTAAATTATAGGTATAAAAATTTACTTTTTATTTTGGGTAAGCATGAGCTTGGTATGTTAGATATCATTATTAGGAATGGTTATTTTAGTTTGATTTATGATTCAATTAATCCTTTGCATATAATTAATACCATTGATGATCGAGTTTATTCTAATTTTTCAGCTCAAATATCCCTTCATTCTTTGATTTATGTTATTTTAAGTTATTTATATGATGATTTTTATATAAATAGCTTTCCAAAAAGTATTTTGATTAAATAAATTTTGTAAATATTTAGTTCTTGACATCCTTATTGCATTATTATATCATTACTAGCGATGCCGAAATGGTGGAAATGGTAGACACACAGGACTTAAAATCCTGAGGAGGAAGCTCCGTACCGGTTCAAGTCCGGTTTTCGGTATTTAAAGTTTTCAGATTGCTTAATCTATCTTCAAGTAGTTTATTTATATAGATTCCTGTAATAAATAGACTACTTAAAGATAGATTAAATATTAAATTAGGTTGTACGTTGAGTTTTGTTATAACGAATAGCATATTTATGATTGATCCCAAGATTAAACCTGTAGATAAGTAGAGGAATTTTATAATATGCTTGTCTATTGTTTTTTTGATTATTAGTATTGTAATTCCTGTTCCTATTATTGTGGATATTCCAAATGTTATGCATAGTTTTATATTGAGTTGTGAAATGATGTTGATAATTTCTTTATAAGTTCCAAGACTTAATAATATGAGTGAACCTGAAATGCCCGGTAGAATCATTGCACTGCCACCTATTATTCCTGAACTAGCAATGAGTGAGTAATATTTAATTGAGCTTTTATCTTGATATGCTGATATGTTTAGTGATATATCGTAAGTTCTTAGTATCAATAAACATAGTATAGTGAGCAATCCAATTAAAAATAATAAATAGTTTGTACTTTCTTTATGCTTGTTAATTTTTGTTTTTGTATCTATTTCTTTTTTTAATGTGAATATGCTTCCTGTGGTTAATCCTATAAAAAATACATTTAAGTATGTTTCTCTTATTTCTCCATCTAAAATATAGCTTTTAAATATTTTAGCAAGGATGGTTGTTGAAGTTAATATGCCAAGTGATAATATTCCAAGAAAAATTGTGTTTTCTTTTACCTTTTTTAATTTTATTAAATTTGCAGATGAATTTATTATATTGTAGTAGATCCCTAGCATGAAGGCTAGAGTGCCCCCTGAAACTCCTGGTATTATGCTTGCAATACCAATTAGTAAACCTTTTATATAAATGCTTATCATTATTTCTTATATACTTAAACGTAGAACTTAATGTATTTTATCTTTCATCGCCTTCGCCATTAATTGTGCCGTTTTCATGTCTTTTTTTTAATTTTTCTAAATTTGTAATAGCAACATCTTCAAGTGTTATTCCAAGATTATTACTTAAATTTGAAATGTACCATAACACATCACCAAGTTCTTTCTTAATTGCCAATAAATATTCATCATCAAGGATATATTCTTTATCACGACCTAGTTTTTTTATTTTCTCTACAACTTCACCTGTCTCACCAGCAAGCCCAAGGGTTGTTAAGATTAGTTCTTCTTTTTTATTTTTATATTTAGCAGTTTGTTTAGCCTTTATTTGATATTCATTTAATTTCATAATTAAGATTAGTTTAATATAGTTTTTATTTATTTACAAGTTTATTTAT harbors:
- a CDS encoding undecaprenyl phosphate translocase family protein, whose amino-acid sequence is MISIYIKGLLIGIASIIPGVSGGTLAFMLGIYYNIINSSANLIKLKKVKENTIFLGILSLGILTSTTILAKIFKSYILDGEIRETYLNVFFIGLTTGSIFTLKKEIDTKTKINKHKESTNYLLFLIGLLTILCLLILRTYDISLNISAYQDKSSIKYYSLIASSGIIGGSAMILPGISGSLILLSLGTYKEIINIISQLNIKLCITFGISTIIGTGITILIIKKTIDKHIIKFLYLSTGLILGSIINMLFVITKLNVQPNLIFNLSLSSLFITGIYINKLLEDRLSNLKTLNTENRT
- a CDS encoding nucleoside triphosphate pyrophosphohydrolase family protein gives rise to the protein MKLNEYQIKAKQTAKYKNKKEELILTTLGLAGETGEVVEKIKKLGRDKEYILDDEYLLAIKKELGDVLWYISNLSNNLGITLEDVAITNLEKLKKRHENGTINGEGDER